In Gemmatimonadaceae bacterium, the following proteins share a genomic window:
- a CDS encoding neutral zinc metallopeptidase: protein MRWTPGGESGNIEDRRGSSGGGFGMAPMGIGGTLVLIVLSLIFGRNFVGGGGDTNPGPQQTASGDVAPAQQSPEEAREVQFVSFVLDSAQAVWSRLEPRAFGQPWHDAKLVLYRNATQTGCGVGQETMGPFYCPNDEKVYIDLAFYDELRTRFGAPGEFAQAYVLAHELGHHVQHINGLDRQVRRLQQSNPGEANALSVRLELQADCYAGVFGHEMQNENILDPGDIDDGLRAASAVGDDRLQQQATGHVNIDSFTHGSSAQRSSWFRKGFDSGDPKACDTFADVRG, encoded by the coding sequence ATGCGGTGGACACCGGGCGGTGAAAGCGGAAACATCGAAGACAGGCGCGGCTCGAGCGGCGGCGGCTTCGGCATGGCGCCAATGGGAATTGGTGGAACGCTGGTGCTCATCGTGTTGAGTCTCATCTTCGGACGCAACTTCGTGGGCGGCGGCGGTGACACGAATCCGGGCCCTCAACAAACGGCGAGCGGCGACGTCGCGCCGGCGCAGCAGTCGCCCGAAGAGGCACGCGAAGTCCAATTCGTGTCGTTCGTGCTCGACTCCGCGCAAGCGGTGTGGTCGCGCCTCGAGCCACGCGCCTTCGGCCAGCCGTGGCATGATGCGAAGCTCGTGCTCTATCGCAACGCGACACAGACGGGATGCGGCGTGGGCCAGGAGACGATGGGACCGTTCTATTGTCCGAACGATGAGAAGGTGTATATCGACCTGGCGTTCTACGACGAGTTGCGTACGCGGTTCGGCGCGCCGGGTGAATTCGCGCAAGCGTATGTGCTTGCCCACGAACTGGGGCATCACGTGCAGCACATCAATGGGCTCGATCGCCAAGTGCGTCGGTTACAGCAGTCGAACCCGGGCGAGGCGAACGCGCTGTCGGTGCGGCTGGAGCTACAGGCGGACTGCTACGCCGGCGTGTTCGGCCACGAAATGCAGAATGAGAACATTCTCGATCCCGGCGACATCGACGATGGGTTGCGCGCGGCGTCGGCGGTCGGAGACGATCGGCTGCAACAGCAGGCGACGGGGCACGTGAACATCGATTCGTTCACGCACGGGTCGTCGGCGCAGCGATCGTCGTGGTTCAGGAAAGGGTTTGATTCCGGGGATCCGAAGGCGTGCGATACGTTTGCGGACGTGCGAGGATAA
- a CDS encoding GNAT family N-acetyltransferase: MHNDTPTGVRLRRATTDDAALLSRLGARLFEQTFAAANTADDMAAYLAQTFHADAQAAELADDRCRVWFAEDDAGEPMGYVMLWRDSRTESVDAKHPAEIQRIYVDRPYHGRGVANVMMRACTVQAREWSCDVLWLAVWQRNPRAIAFYEKCGLRRVGVKTFQLGSDLQHDYVMAQNL, from the coding sequence ATGCACAACGATACACCGACTGGCGTTCGGCTGCGTCGAGCGACCACCGATGACGCCGCGCTCCTCTCACGCCTCGGCGCGCGATTGTTCGAACAAACCTTCGCCGCGGCCAACACCGCCGACGACATGGCCGCGTATCTCGCGCAGACCTTTCATGCCGACGCGCAGGCTGCCGAGCTCGCCGACGACCGATGCCGCGTATGGTTCGCCGAAGACGATGCTGGCGAGCCGATGGGTTATGTGATGCTGTGGCGCGACAGCCGCACGGAATCGGTGGATGCAAAGCATCCCGCGGAAATTCAGCGCATTTACGTCGACCGACCCTATCACGGACGCGGCGTGGCCAACGTGATGATGCGGGCGTGCACCGTTCAGGCGCGCGAGTGGTCGTGCGACGTTCTGTGGCTCGCGGTCTGGCAACGGAACCCGCGCGCGATCGCGTTCTACGAGAAGTGCGGGCTTCGGCGCGTCGGGGTCAAGACATTCCAGTTGGGGTCGGATCTGCAGCACGACTACGTCATGGCGCAAAACTTGTGA
- the glgB gene encoding 1,4-alpha-glucan branching protein GlgB, which yields MAEKKKPTDDAKPRAPRKKAAPRKSAAKKAVAAVAAPERAATEISRADIERLINGDHASPHSFLGAHPLTLFGEQGAVVRTLAPNAKRVECVLQDGRSVELERIAEGLSDLYQCFIPGMTPPFAYRLRFTYHDGAVWERDDPYRFLPTVGEMDLHLFNEGTHRALWKKLGAHVRTENGVSGVSFAVWAPNAKRVSVVGDFCGWDGRIFPMRMLGSSGVWELFVPEIQPGALYKFELLTREGLIRVKTDPFAAKQEQAPGTASIVQLEDNYEWSDNAWMSSRRKTDLVRSPLSIYEVHLGSWARVPEDGNRALSYRGIAPRLAEHVRNLGFTHVELMPIMEHPFYGSWGYQVSGYYAPTSRYGTPDDFRYFVDVMHQHGIGVILDWVPAHFPKDDYALRRFDGTALYEHEDPRLGEHPDWGTLIFNYGRNEVRNFLVANALYWLNDFHCDGLRVDAVASMLYLDYSRKAGQWIPNAKGGRENLEAIDFLRQFTETVAADAPGCVTIAEESTAWPGVTTPVNEGGLGFTFKWNMGWMHDTLAYFARDPVHRRFHQDRLTFAMLYEYSERFIMPLSHDEVVHLKGSLLHKMPGDDWQKLANLRVLYTYMFTRPGKKLLFMGSELAPWTEWNHDTSLDWHLRDYPGHAGMERFVSRLASVYKQEPAFWREDHSWDGFSWIDVADKENSVVSYVRRAGDAHAVVVLNLTPVPRERYRIGVPSAGPYRIALSSDDAEWGGGGYGSASELETQRSGFHGYEQSLEVTLPPLAALILKPAR from the coding sequence ATGGCTGAGAAAAAGAAACCGACGGACGACGCGAAACCGCGCGCCCCGAGAAAAAAGGCCGCGCCCAGAAAGAGCGCGGCAAAGAAAGCGGTGGCCGCCGTCGCTGCCCCGGAGCGCGCCGCGACGGAAATCTCCCGCGCCGACATTGAGCGTTTGATCAATGGCGACCACGCGAGTCCGCATTCGTTCCTTGGCGCGCATCCGTTGACGCTGTTCGGCGAGCAAGGCGCGGTCGTGCGAACGCTTGCGCCGAACGCGAAGCGCGTCGAGTGCGTGCTGCAAGACGGGCGCTCGGTCGAGCTGGAGCGCATCGCGGAAGGCCTGTCGGATTTGTATCAGTGTTTCATCCCGGGAATGACGCCGCCGTTCGCGTATCGCTTGCGCTTTACGTATCACGACGGGGCGGTGTGGGAGCGCGACGATCCGTATCGCTTCCTGCCGACGGTCGGCGAGATGGATCTCCATCTCTTCAACGAGGGCACGCATCGCGCGTTGTGGAAGAAGCTTGGTGCGCACGTACGCACGGAAAACGGCGTGTCCGGCGTGAGCTTCGCCGTGTGGGCGCCGAATGCCAAGCGCGTGAGTGTCGTCGGCGATTTCTGCGGATGGGACGGCCGAATTTTTCCCATGCGCATGCTGGGCAGCTCCGGCGTGTGGGAATTGTTCGTCCCTGAAATTCAGCCCGGTGCGTTGTACAAGTTCGAGTTGCTGACCCGCGAAGGATTGATTCGCGTGAAGACGGACCCCTTCGCGGCAAAGCAGGAGCAGGCGCCGGGGACCGCGTCGATCGTGCAGCTCGAGGACAACTACGAGTGGAGCGACAACGCGTGGATGTCGTCGCGCCGCAAGACGGATCTCGTTCGCTCGCCCCTTTCGATTTACGAAGTACACCTCGGCTCGTGGGCGCGCGTTCCCGAAGACGGTAATCGCGCGCTGTCCTATCGTGGGATCGCGCCGCGGCTCGCCGAGCATGTGAGGAATCTCGGGTTCACGCACGTGGAGCTGATGCCGATCATGGAGCATCCGTTCTACGGATCGTGGGGCTATCAGGTGAGCGGGTACTACGCGCCGACATCGCGGTATGGTACGCCCGACGATTTTCGATACTTCGTCGATGTGATGCACCAGCACGGCATCGGCGTCATTCTCGACTGGGTGCCGGCGCACTTCCCGAAAGACGACTACGCGCTTCGCCGCTTCGACGGCACCGCGCTCTACGAGCACGAGGATCCGCGGCTGGGCGAGCATCCCGATTGGGGAACGCTCATCTTCAATTACGGGCGCAATGAGGTGCGAAACTTCCTCGTCGCCAACGCGCTGTACTGGTTGAACGACTTTCACTGCGACGGCCTGCGCGTGGACGCCGTCGCGTCGATGCTGTACCTCGACTATAGTCGCAAAGCCGGGCAATGGATTCCCAACGCCAAGGGCGGCCGCGAGAATCTCGAGGCGATCGACTTTCTGCGGCAATTCACCGAAACGGTCGCCGCCGACGCGCCGGGGTGCGTCACGATCGCCGAAGAATCCACCGCGTGGCCCGGGGTGACGACGCCGGTGAACGAGGGCGGACTCGGATTCACCTTCAAGTGGAACATGGGTTGGATGCATGACACGCTCGCATACTTCGCGCGCGATCCCGTGCACCGTCGCTTTCATCAGGACCGGCTCACGTTCGCGATGCTCTACGAGTACAGCGAGCGATTCATCATGCCGCTGTCGCACGACGAGGTCGTGCACCTCAAGGGTTCGCTGCTGCACAAGATGCCGGGCGACGATTGGCAGAAGCTCGCCAATCTCCGCGTGCTGTATACGTACATGTTCACGCGGCCCGGCAAAAAGTTGCTGTTCATGGGAAGCGAGCTCGCGCCGTGGACGGAATGGAATCACGACACGAGTCTCGATTGGCATCTGCGCGACTACCCCGGGCATGCCGGCATGGAGCGCTTCGTCAGTCGTCTCGCGTCGGTCTACAAGCAGGAACCGGCCTTCTGGCGCGAGGACCACAGCTGGGATGGTTTCAGTTGGATCGACGTGGCCGACAAGGAGAACTCCGTCGTATCGTACGTCCGCCGCGCCGGTGACGCGCACGCCGTCGTCGTGCTGAATCTCACGCCGGTGCCGCGCGAGCGATATCGCATTGGTGTGCCGTCCGCGGGACCATATCGGATCGCGTTGTCGAGCGACGATGCGGAGTGGGGCGGCGGCGGCTACGGCTCGGCATCCGAGCTCGAGACGCAGCGGTCCGGCTTTCATGGATACGAGCAGTCGCTCGAGGTCACCCTTCCGCCGTTGGCGGCGTTGATTCTGAAACCAGCGCGCTAA
- the glgX gene encoding glycogen debranching protein GlgX, with product MRVWPGNPYPLGATWDGQGVNFAIFSENATGVELCLFSAADDGTESDKIMMRERTDQVWHCYLPDVRPGQFYGFRVHGPYDPNAGNRFNPAKLLIDPYAKAITGSIKWSNALFAYKVGSSDEDLEPDPDNSAGGVPKSVVIDPAFTWEDDRPLHIPWNRTIIYECHVKGMTKLHPDVPEGLRGTYLGLCSDPMIEYFLGLGITAIELLPVHQFVVDRHLAERGLTNYWGYNSIGFFAPDVRYAAKGLGNQVYEFKSMVKTLHSAGIEVILDVVYNHTGEGNHLGPTLSLRGIDNQAYYRLAPNKRYYTDFTGTGNSLNMQHPRTIQLIMDSLRYWVNDMHVDGFRFDLAPVLARELHDVDKLSSFFDIIHQDPTLANVKLIAEPWDVGPGGYQVGNFPIRWAEWNGRYRDVIRHYWKGDPGYVPELASRLAGSSDIYEPSGRGAYASVNFITAHDGYTMYDLVSYEQKHNEANGENNNDGHNDNISRNWGVEGETDDSKILDMRFRLMRDLIATLAFSQGVPMLSHGDEIGRTQSGNNNAYAQDNELTWMHWDLDERRKQLLAFTRKCLNLRHSHAVLRRRHFFSGEPTFKGGPKDLCWIRPDGQEMNDGDWHNGENHALGMLIYGESTDETDDRGRPIKGDTLLLITNATDQAIAFTMPTIEGDGMWAEMIDAAHRELRVITGQVEVSPYSLALLRYGENRRMTDG from the coding sequence ATGCGCGTTTGGCCAGGCAATCCCTATCCCCTCGGCGCCACATGGGACGGACAGGGAGTCAACTTCGCGATCTTCTCGGAGAACGCCACCGGCGTCGAGCTCTGCTTGTTCAGCGCCGCCGACGACGGCACGGAGTCCGACAAGATCATGATGCGTGAACGCACCGACCAGGTCTGGCATTGCTACCTGCCCGACGTGCGGCCCGGACAGTTTTACGGCTTCCGCGTGCACGGGCCATACGATCCGAATGCCGGCAATCGATTCAATCCCGCCAAGCTGCTCATCGACCCGTACGCGAAGGCGATCACGGGGTCGATCAAATGGAGCAACGCGTTGTTCGCGTACAAAGTCGGCAGTTCGGACGAGGATCTCGAGCCCGATCCCGACAACAGCGCCGGCGGCGTCCCGAAGTCGGTCGTCATCGATCCCGCGTTCACGTGGGAAGACGACCGTCCGCTGCACATTCCGTGGAATCGCACGATCATCTACGAGTGCCACGTCAAAGGGATGACGAAGCTGCACCCCGACGTCCCGGAAGGGTTGCGCGGCACGTATCTGGGCTTATGCAGCGATCCGATGATCGAGTACTTCCTCGGTCTCGGAATTACCGCGATCGAGCTGCTGCCGGTGCATCAGTTCGTCGTCGATCGCCATCTCGCGGAGCGCGGCCTCACCAACTACTGGGGCTATAACTCGATCGGCTTCTTTGCGCCCGACGTGCGCTATGCCGCCAAGGGGCTCGGCAATCAGGTGTACGAGTTCAAGAGCATGGTGAAGACGCTTCACTCGGCGGGGATCGAAGTGATTCTCGACGTCGTGTACAACCACACCGGTGAAGGGAATCATCTTGGGCCGACGCTCTCGCTGCGGGGCATCGACAACCAGGCGTATTATCGGCTCGCGCCGAACAAACGGTACTACACGGATTTCACCGGCACCGGCAACAGTCTCAACATGCAGCACCCGCGCACCATCCAGCTCATCATGGATTCGCTGCGCTACTGGGTGAACGACATGCATGTGGACGGCTTTCGCTTCGACCTGGCGCCGGTGCTCGCGCGGGAATTGCACGACGTCGACAAGCTTTCATCGTTCTTCGACATCATCCATCAGGATCCGACGCTGGCGAACGTCAAGCTCATCGCCGAGCCGTGGGATGTCGGACCCGGCGGCTATCAGGTCGGCAACTTCCCGATTCGGTGGGCGGAATGGAATGGCCGCTACCGCGACGTCATTCGCCACTACTGGAAGGGCGATCCCGGCTACGTGCCCGAGCTCGCGTCGCGGCTCGCCGGATCGAGCGACATCTACGAGCCGAGCGGCCGCGGCGCGTACGCCAGCGTGAACTTCATTACCGCACACGACGGCTACACGATGTACGACCTCGTGAGCTACGAGCAGAAGCACAACGAGGCGAACGGCGAGAACAACAACGACGGACACAACGACAACATCAGCCGCAACTGGGGCGTCGAGGGCGAAACTGACGATTCCAAGATCCTCGACATGCGATTCCGCCTGATGCGTGACCTGATCGCGACATTAGCCTTCTCGCAAGGCGTACCGATGCTGTCGCACGGCGACGAGATCGGACGCACGCAGTCCGGCAACAACAACGCGTACGCCCAGGACAACGAGCTCACCTGGATGCACTGGGATCTCGATGAGCGGCGCAAACAGCTCCTGGCGTTTACACGGAAGTGCTTGAACCTGCGGCACAGCCACGCCGTGTTACGGCGGCGGCACTTCTTTAGCGGCGAACCAACGTTCAAGGGTGGGCCGAAGGATCTCTGCTGGATTCGGCCCGACGGACAGGAAATGAATGACGGCGACTGGCACAACGGCGAGAACCACGCGCTCGGCATGCTCATCTATGGCGAATCCACCGATGAGACGGACGATCGCGGCCGTCCGATCAAGGGCGACACGCTGTTGTTGATCACCAACGCCACCGATCAGGCAATCGCGTTCACGATGCCGACGATCGAAGGCGATGGCATGTGGGCCGAGATGATCGACGCGGCGCATCGCGAGCTGCGCGTCATTACGGGGCAGGTCGAAGTTTCCCCCTACTCGCTCGCGCTGCTGCGCTATGGCGAGAACAGACGAATGACCGATGGCTGA
- the malQ gene encoding 4-alpha-glucanotransferase: protein MSSALRELADRAGIIPEYVDQTGRETRVASDETRRLLLAAMGLDASSDDAARETLAALDAEERDALIDPVRVVEIDGDDARRVRVRAPASRASSGPWRLEVVLENGERAVTEGPWRGDATIELSLPELPLGYHTLRLSMNAGGSEWSAEQRLIVVPSRCVVPDDLLNGDNAFGVIANLYTVRSTTNWGVGDLSDLATLARWSGSVGADFVGVNPLHALMNRGHEISPYSPVSRLFRNPIYIDPARVPEVHADAALRERIASPEFQTEGEALRESRDVRYAQVMAVKGLVLDAAFRFFDSQSRDGDRARAFQAYCRANEPALTRFALWMALAEEHGGDWRRWPDDLRDARGPAVEAARTRLTQRVEYHRWLQFEVDRQLGDACVAAREAGMRIGLYQDLAIGTSPSGADAWAFPELFVRGVSIGAPPDPYSATGQNWGLPPIFPRALKRNGYAYFIDLIRSGFRHAGALRIDHVMGLFRLFWIPEGKSGADGAYVRSPSYDLLGIVALESVRHRAIVVGEDLGTVPPDVPPALNKWGVLSSKVLYFERGDHGSFRPGAQYPRLSLATANTHDMPTLAGFWQGRDIDVRRSVGLIESDDDADQARADREVDRAQLLRRLSEERVLPEDHVSPTSAELRAAVHGFLCRSPAQLVGLSLDDVAGETDAVNVPGVGPDKFPSWTRKMREPLEIIMTSETAAIAMRCDGRRGVRP from the coding sequence ATGAGCTCAGCGCTTCGCGAGCTTGCCGATCGCGCCGGCATCATTCCCGAGTACGTCGACCAGACTGGCCGAGAGACGCGCGTCGCGAGCGACGAGACGCGGCGGTTGCTGCTCGCGGCGATGGGACTCGACGCGAGCAGCGACGACGCGGCGCGCGAGACACTCGCGGCACTGGATGCCGAAGAACGCGACGCGCTCATCGATCCGGTGCGCGTCGTCGAGATCGACGGCGACGACGCGCGCCGGGTTCGCGTGCGTGCGCCGGCGTCGCGCGCCAGCAGCGGTCCATGGCGGCTCGAGGTGGTGCTCGAGAATGGCGAGCGTGCGGTGACCGAAGGGCCGTGGCGCGGCGACGCAACCATCGAGCTGAGTCTCCCCGAGCTGCCACTCGGCTACCACACGCTGCGGCTCTCGATGAATGCCGGCGGCAGCGAATGGAGTGCCGAGCAGCGGCTCATCGTCGTGCCTTCACGCTGCGTGGTTCCTGATGACCTGTTGAACGGCGACAATGCGTTCGGCGTAATCGCGAACCTCTATACGGTACGCAGCACGACGAATTGGGGTGTTGGCGATCTCTCTGATCTCGCGACCCTGGCGCGATGGAGCGGCTCGGTCGGCGCGGATTTCGTTGGCGTGAATCCATTGCACGCGTTGATGAACCGAGGCCACGAGATCAGTCCGTACAGTCCCGTCAGTAGATTGTTTCGCAACCCGATCTATATCGATCCGGCGCGCGTTCCCGAGGTGCACGCCGACGCGGCGCTGCGCGAGCGAATTGCATCGCCGGAGTTCCAGACCGAGGGCGAGGCGCTGCGTGAGTCGCGCGACGTGCGCTACGCGCAGGTGATGGCGGTCAAGGGCCTCGTGCTCGATGCGGCATTCCGGTTCTTTGATTCGCAATCGCGTGACGGCGATCGCGCGCGCGCGTTCCAGGCGTATTGCCGAGCCAACGAGCCCGCATTGACGCGCTTCGCGCTGTGGATGGCGCTCGCCGAAGAGCACGGCGGCGATTGGCGGCGGTGGCCGGACGACTTGCGCGATGCGCGCGGCCCGGCGGTCGAAGCCGCGCGAACGCGCTTGACTCAGCGCGTCGAATATCACCGATGGCTGCAGTTCGAGGTGGATCGGCAGTTAGGGGATGCCTGCGTCGCCGCGCGCGAGGCGGGGATGCGCATTGGCCTCTATCAGGACCTCGCGATCGGCACGTCGCCGAGCGGGGCGGATGCGTGGGCGTTTCCGGAGCTGTTCGTGCGCGGCGTCAGCATCGGCGCGCCGCCCGACCCGTATTCCGCCACGGGACAGAATTGGGGCCTGCCGCCGATCTTTCCGCGCGCACTCAAACGCAACGGCTACGCGTACTTCATAGATCTCATACGCAGTGGCTTTCGGCATGCCGGTGCGTTGCGGATCGATCACGTGATGGGCCTGTTTCGCCTCTTCTGGATTCCAGAAGGAAAGAGCGGCGCCGACGGGGCGTACGTGCGCTCACCGTCATACGACTTGCTCGGCATCGTCGCACTGGAGAGCGTGCGTCATCGCGCGATCGTCGTCGGCGAAGACCTTGGCACCGTACCGCCCGACGTGCCTCCGGCGCTGAATAAATGGGGCGTGTTGTCGTCGAAGGTGCTGTACTTCGAGCGCGGTGACCATGGCTCGTTCCGTCCGGGCGCCCAGTATCCGCGCCTGTCGCTCGCGACCGCGAACACGCACGACATGCCGACGCTCGCGGGTTTCTGGCAGGGACGCGACATCGACGTCCGGCGGAGCGTAGGGCTCATCGAGAGTGACGACGACGCCGACCAGGCGCGTGCCGACCGTGAGGTCGATCGCGCGCAATTGCTGCGACGGTTGTCCGAGGAGCGCGTGCTGCCGGAAGACCACGTGTCGCCGACGTCGGCCGAGTTGCGCGCGGCGGTGCACGGGTTTCTGTGTCGCTCGCCCGCGCAGCTCGTTGGGCTGTCGCTGGACGACGTCGCGGGCGAAACGGACGCGGTCAACGTTCCCGGGGTCGGTCCCGACAAGTTCCCGAGTTGGACGCGCAAGATGCGCGAGCCGCTCGAGATCATCATGACGAGCGAGACGGCCGCGATCGCGATGCGCTGTGACGGGAGACGCGGTGTCCGGCCGTAA
- the treZ gene encoding malto-oligosyltrehalose trehalohydrolase: MNDLWTLQRGAQLQPDNSVRFSVWAPRAKQPRVRIGRGSNARDHVLARAAGECGVWSVTVPNVGANAEYTFVHDDGRALPDPVSRWQPEGVHGASRVIRPDAFHWTDVAWRGVALDELVIYELHVGTFTPEGTFAAIVPRLVELKSLGISAIEIMPVAQFPGDRNWGYDGVGLYAVQQSYGGPNELKQLVDAAHSVGLGVILDVVYNHVGPEGNYLDAYGPYFTEKYKTPWGRALNYDDAGSDEVRRFIVDNALYWVTEYHVDGLRLDAVHGIFDFSALHLLQEISTSVHDEAARLGRGVVVIAESDLNDPKLIRSPDAYGYGLDAQWSDDFHHAVHAALTGERNGYYADFGGVSAIAASLREPFVYDGRFSRHRHRRHGGSSVGLPRRRFVVAIQNHDQVGNRAEGDRLSRTLTPAQLRLAAALLLLSPYVPLVFMGEEYGETNPFHYFISHGDEALATAVREGRRKEFETFGWGDAVPDPQARETFERSRIDWAKRQVAEHQQLLMVYRDLLALRREEPLLRPDGARVSVADGDPGWITLLREPLDDDAGSGWGELLAVFNCSGEAVNVPVPAPDARAWTLRLSTDASGYGGADEVVPAIAAGPAPGAPRRLLEPERDASRRSVRMPPWTAALYAAITNY, encoded by the coding sequence ATGAACGACCTCTGGACCCTGCAGCGAGGGGCCCAGCTCCAGCCAGATAATTCGGTTCGATTCTCCGTGTGGGCGCCGCGTGCGAAGCAGCCGCGCGTGCGCATCGGTCGTGGATCGAACGCGCGCGATCATGTATTGGCGCGCGCCGCCGGAGAGTGTGGCGTGTGGAGCGTGACGGTGCCGAACGTCGGCGCGAATGCCGAGTACACGTTCGTGCACGACGATGGACGCGCGCTGCCCGATCCCGTGAGTCGGTGGCAGCCCGAAGGTGTGCATGGAGCCTCGCGCGTCATTCGGCCGGACGCGTTCCATTGGACCGATGTGGCGTGGCGCGGCGTCGCGCTCGACGAATTGGTGATTTACGAATTGCACGTCGGCACGTTCACGCCGGAAGGCACGTTCGCGGCGATCGTTCCGCGCTTGGTCGAGCTCAAATCGCTCGGCATCTCCGCGATCGAGATCATGCCCGTCGCGCAATTTCCCGGCGATCGCAACTGGGGTTATGACGGCGTCGGATTGTACGCCGTGCAGCAGAGCTACGGCGGTCCGAACGAGTTGAAGCAGCTCGTCGACGCCGCGCACTCCGTGGGTCTTGGCGTCATCCTCGACGTCGTCTACAATCACGTCGGACCGGAAGGCAACTATCTCGACGCGTACGGTCCGTACTTCACCGAGAAATACAAAACGCCGTGGGGCCGGGCGCTCAACTACGACGATGCGGGCTCCGACGAGGTGCGCCGGTTCATCGTCGACAATGCGTTGTACTGGGTGACCGAGTACCACGTCGACGGACTGCGGCTCGACGCGGTGCATGGCATCTTCGATTTCAGCGCGCTGCATCTCCTGCAGGAAATCAGCACCTCGGTGCACGACGAGGCGGCTCGTCTCGGGCGCGGCGTCGTGGTGATCGCCGAGAGCGACTTGAATGATCCGAAGTTGATTCGCTCGCCGGACGCGTACGGATACGGACTCGATGCCCAGTGGAGCGACGACTTCCATCACGCGGTGCACGCGGCGCTCACCGGCGAGCGTAACGGCTATTACGCGGACTTCGGTGGCGTGAGCGCCATCGCCGCGTCGCTTCGGGAGCCATTCGTCTATGACGGACGGTTCTCACGGCATCGCCACCGGCGCCACGGCGGATCCTCGGTCGGTCTTCCGCGCCGGCGGTTCGTCGTCGCCATTCAGAATCACGATCAAGTCGGCAATCGCGCCGAGGGCGACCGGCTATCGCGCACGTTGACGCCGGCGCAGCTTCGGCTCGCCGCGGCGCTGCTGTTACTTTCGCCCTACGTCCCGCTGGTCTTCATGGGTGAGGAGTACGGCGAGACGAATCCGTTTCACTACTTCATCAGCCACGGCGACGAGGCGCTTGCCACCGCGGTTCGCGAAGGCCGCCGCAAGGAATTCGAGACTTTCGGCTGGGGCGACGCCGTTCCCGATCCGCAGGCGCGCGAAACGTTCGAGCGGTCGCGCATCGACTGGGCAAAGCGCCAGGTCGCCGAACATCAGCAACTTCTCATGGTGTACCGCGACCTGCTTGCGCTGCGACGGGAAGAGCCGCTGCTGCGGCCCGACGGCGCGCGCGTGTCGGTCGCGGATGGCGACCCCGGCTGGATTACCTTGCTTCGGGAGCCGCTCGACGACGACGCGGGAAGCGGTTGGGGTGAATTACTCGCGGTCTTCAACTGTTCGGGAGAGGCGGTGAATGTCCCGGTACCGGCGCCCGATGCGCGCGCATGGACCCTGCGTCTGTCGACGGATGCGTCCGGTTACGGCGGCGCGGACGAGGTCGTTCCGGCGATTGCGGCCGGTCCGGCGCCGGGCGCGCCGCGCCGGCTCCTCGAACCGGAGCGCGATGCCAGCCGGCGCTCGGTGCGCATGCCGCCGTGGACCGCCGCGCTCTATGCGGCAATCACAAATTACTAG